In Streptomyces sp. SN-593, a single genomic region encodes these proteins:
- a CDS encoding ATP-binding cassette domain-containing protein — protein MSRTLRVPYVPQAEETDCAPACLASVLACHGRRVPLRDLREATGASRDGVDALTWLRAARDQGLRASAVRITVPWRDGVPDPSGLATVALPVVAHLADGHFVVVERVRGDLVTVVDPAIGRHRMPFAELAPELSGVLLTAQPGAEFTRGGPRGTAGRRLAAALAAQWPGVLCAVALSLVGGAMSLLLAMVLKLLAADAVSGGSGGGLRLYAVTVAVGLVSGLAVAAQNQLLGRLQVRQSLTMSVDLVWRLLHIDGRTLLRRDPGAMAARAQAVDAFSLGLVHQLVPAAGAVVNAALLGTVIVREDSVVGGLAVGLGLLVVGVPLTSWRRQSAAALVEARLTACRDAAGFAALRALDAVKAGGGEAEVTGRWSSLHAVAVRATSVHNRQQQTLTALPAVLTVGASSLVVLAAAPRILHLHMTLGALFAVQSLTGGFTAAAATAVGGLLAVPGLLTRIGLLDDLLAEPYDPSAVRTVEPDTGARAGGSLRMEQVTAGYAPGRPVLREVDLDVAAGEWVAITGPTGAGKTTLARLAAGVLAPLTGRVLLDGRPSDERPRGELVRSVAWVDQTIELFAGTVAENVALWDETVSDEAIERAVHDACLDRVVELRGGCHRAVVDEGGANFSGGERQRLEIARALACDPSLLVLDEATGALDRAVEQQLFARLRRRGVTVVMLAHRRSAVRACDRELVVREGRVTPSGPAPTGPPGGTPPAGRSATGPLAGARAARVGDR, from the coding sequence GTGAGCCGCACCCTCCGCGTCCCCTACGTGCCGCAGGCCGAGGAGACCGACTGCGCGCCCGCCTGCCTCGCGTCCGTGCTGGCCTGCCACGGCCGGCGCGTGCCGCTGCGCGACCTGCGCGAGGCCACCGGCGCGTCCCGGGACGGCGTCGACGCGCTGACCTGGCTGCGCGCGGCCCGGGACCAGGGTCTTCGAGCCTCGGCGGTACGGATCACCGTCCCGTGGCGCGACGGCGTCCCCGACCCTTCCGGCCTCGCTACGGTGGCGCTGCCGGTGGTGGCGCATCTCGCGGACGGCCACTTCGTCGTGGTCGAGCGGGTGCGCGGCGACCTGGTGACCGTCGTGGACCCCGCGATCGGCCGGCACCGGATGCCGTTCGCCGAACTGGCACCGGAACTGAGCGGGGTGCTGCTGACGGCGCAGCCGGGCGCGGAGTTCACCCGGGGCGGGCCGCGCGGCACCGCGGGCCGGCGGCTGGCGGCGGCGCTGGCCGCCCAGTGGCCGGGCGTCCTGTGCGCCGTCGCGCTGTCCCTGGTGGGCGGGGCCATGTCCCTGCTGCTGGCGATGGTGTTGAAGCTCCTGGCCGCGGACGCGGTGTCGGGAGGGTCCGGCGGCGGGCTGCGGCTCTACGCGGTCACGGTGGCCGTGGGCCTGGTGTCCGGGCTGGCGGTGGCCGCGCAGAACCAGCTCCTGGGCCGTCTCCAGGTGCGCCAGTCCCTGACGATGTCGGTGGACCTGGTGTGGCGGCTGCTGCACATCGACGGACGGACCCTGCTGCGGCGCGACCCGGGTGCGATGGCGGCCCGGGCGCAGGCCGTCGACGCGTTCAGCCTGGGCCTCGTGCACCAACTGGTGCCGGCGGCGGGCGCGGTGGTCAACGCCGCCCTGCTCGGCACGGTGATCGTGCGCGAGGACTCCGTGGTCGGCGGCCTCGCGGTCGGACTCGGCCTGCTGGTGGTCGGGGTGCCGCTGACCAGCTGGCGGCGCCAGTCCGCCGCCGCGCTGGTGGAGGCCCGGCTGACCGCCTGCCGGGACGCGGCGGGCTTCGCGGCGCTGAGGGCGCTGGACGCGGTCAAGGCGGGCGGCGGCGAGGCCGAGGTGACCGGTCGGTGGAGCAGCCTGCACGCGGTCGCGGTGCGCGCCACGTCGGTGCACAACCGGCAGCAGCAGACGCTCACCGCCCTGCCGGCGGTGCTGACCGTGGGCGCCTCGTCGCTGGTCGTCCTGGCCGCGGCGCCGCGCATCCTCCACCTGCACATGACCCTCGGCGCGCTCTTCGCGGTGCAGAGCCTGACGGGCGGGTTCACGGCGGCGGCCGCTACGGCGGTCGGCGGGCTCCTCGCGGTGCCCGGACTGCTCACCCGCATCGGGCTGCTGGACGACCTCCTCGCCGAGCCGTACGACCCGTCCGCGGTGCGGACCGTGGAGCCGGACACCGGTGCGCGCGCCGGGGGCTCGTTGCGGATGGAGCAGGTGACGGCCGGGTACGCCCCGGGCCGGCCGGTGCTGCGCGAGGTGGACCTCGACGTGGCGGCGGGGGAGTGGGTGGCGATCACCGGGCCGACCGGTGCCGGCAAGACCACGCTGGCGCGGCTGGCGGCGGGGGTGCTGGCCCCGCTGACCGGCCGGGTGCTGCTCGACGGCCGGCCGTCGGACGAGAGGCCCAGGGGCGAGCTGGTGCGGAGCGTCGCCTGGGTGGACCAGACCATCGAGCTGTTCGCGGGAACGGTGGCGGAGAACGTGGCGCTGTGGGACGAGACGGTGAGCGACGAGGCGATCGAACGGGCCGTCCACGACGCCTGCCTGGACCGTGTGGTCGAACTCCGGGGCGGCTGCCACCGGGCGGTGGTCGACGAGGGCGGCGCCAACTTCAGCGGCGGTGAGCGGCAGCGCCTGGAGATCGCCCGGGCGCTCGCCTGCGACCCGTCGCTCCTGGTCCTCGACGAGGCGACGGGCGCGCTGGACCGGGCCGTGGAGCAGCAGCTCTTCGCCCGGCTGCGGCGGCGCGGCGTGACGGTCGTGATGCTGGCCCACCGGCGCTCGGCGGTGCGGGCGTGCGACCGCGAACTGGTCGTGCGCGAAGGCCGTGTGACGCCGTCCGGCCCGGCCCCTACGGGTCCGCCCGGCGGAACGCCGCCCGCCGGCCGGTCCGCCACCGGCCCGCTGGCCGGGGCGCGAGCGGCGAGGGTGGGCGACCGGTGA
- a CDS encoding HlyD family efflux transporter periplasmic adaptor subunit, whose protein sequence is MSEHGRGTADDARGAARTGRVAAAEAEHGVEADGTAGTGAPGGQETAAEEKATAEQEAIAGQEAAAEARAQERLASAARIAGQRMTLVPPGLLTALAVVLAAVAGLVSWAAIGTVQSTVRLEGVLVHGSGPRPVASPVTGTVLSVDVAPGDAVRSGQRVGQVAVAGGGTRAVLAPVDGSVLGIVSAPGTAVSPGTPVVSVDSGSGGLRAWMFLGSDRGFPVTEGAAVSAQLSSDQSAVSVSGEVGSVGRYPVTAAEVSRMLGGLSASLAVSGHGPYRLVTVDLHDALVAGAARIGLGSGDVASQLPALVPVIARVRTGSVHPLDELTGGHW, encoded by the coding sequence GCCGAGGCGGAGCACGGGGTCGAGGCGGACGGCACGGCCGGGACCGGAGCGCCGGGCGGGCAGGAAACCGCCGCCGAGGAGAAGGCCACCGCCGAGCAGGAAGCCATCGCCGGGCAGGAAGCCGCCGCCGAGGCGCGGGCGCAGGAGCGGCTGGCGTCGGCGGCGCGCATCGCCGGCCAGCGGATGACCCTGGTGCCCCCGGGCCTGCTGACCGCGCTGGCCGTGGTGCTCGCGGCGGTCGCGGGCCTGGTGTCCTGGGCGGCGATCGGCACGGTGCAGTCGACCGTCCGGCTGGAGGGCGTGCTGGTGCACGGCAGCGGCCCGAGGCCGGTGGCCTCCCCGGTCACCGGAACCGTACTGAGCGTGGACGTCGCGCCCGGCGACGCGGTGCGCTCCGGCCAGCGGGTCGGACAGGTCGCCGTCGCGGGAGGCGGCACCCGTGCGGTCCTCGCACCCGTCGACGGCAGCGTGCTGGGCATCGTCTCGGCTCCGGGCACGGCGGTCTCCCCGGGCACGCCGGTGGTGTCCGTGGATAGCGGCTCGGGGGGCCTGCGCGCCTGGATGTTCCTCGGCAGCGACCGCGGCTTCCCGGTGACCGAAGGGGCGGCGGTCAGCGCCCAGTTGTCCTCCGACCAGTCGGCGGTCTCGGTGAGCGGCGAGGTCGGCTCGGTGGGGCGCTACCCGGTCACCGCCGCGGAGGTCAGCCGGATGCTGGGCGGGCTGTCCGCCTCCCTCGCGGTGAGCGGGCACGGCCCGTATCGCCTGGTGACGGTGGACCTCCACGACGCGCTGGTCGCCGGCGCGGCGCGGATCGGGCTGGGGAGCGGCGACGTGGCGTCCCAACTCCCGGCGCTGGTACCGGTGATCGCGCGGGTCCGGACGGGATCGGTGCACCCCCTGGACGAGCTGACGGGAGGGCACTGGTGA